In a genomic window of Procambarus clarkii isolate CNS0578487 chromosome 10, FALCON_Pclarkii_2.0, whole genome shotgun sequence:
- the LOC123773916 gene encoding uncharacterized protein yields the protein MACLPLPPPASTSACLYLRLPLPPPASTSACLYLRLPLPPPASTSARLYLRLPLPPPASTSACLYLRLPLPPPASTSARLYLRPPLPPPASTSACLYLRPPLPPPASTSACLYLRLPLPPPASTSARLYLRPPLPPPASTSACLYLRPPLPPPASTSARLYLRLPLPPPASTSARLYLRPPLPPPASTSARLYLRLPLPPPASTSARLYLRPPLPPPASTSACLYLRPPLPPPASTSARLYLRLPLPPPASTSARLYLRPPLPPPASTSACLYLRPPLPPPASTSARLYLRLPLPPPASTSARLYLRLPLPPPASTSARLYLRPPLPPPASTSACLTLFIITVISISSLTKKTA from the coding sequence ATGGCCTGCCTGCCTCTACCTCCGCCCGCCTCTACCTCCGCCTGCCTCTACCTCCGCCTGCCTCTACCTCCGCCTGCCTCTACCTCCGCCTGCCTCTACCTCCGCCTGCCTCTACCTCCGCCTGCCTCTACCTCCGCCCGCCTCTACCTCCGCCTGCCTCTACCTCCGCCCGCCTCTACCTCCGCCTGCCTCTACCTCCGCCTGCCTCTACCTCCGCCCGCCTCTACCTCCGCCCGCCTCTACCTCCGCCCGCCTCTACCTCCGCCTGCCTCTACCTCCGCCTGCCTCTACCTCCGCCCGCCTCTACCTCCGCCCGCCTCTACCTCCGCCTGCCTCTACCTCCGCCTGCCTCTACCTCCGCCCGCCTCTACCTCCGCCCGCCTCTACCTCCGCCCGCCTCTACCTCCGCCTGCCTCTACCTCCGCCTGCCTCTACCTCCGCCCGCCTCTACCTCCGCCCGCCTCTACCTCCGCCCGCCTCTACCTCCGCCTGCCTCTACCTCCGCCCGCCTCTACCTCCGCCCGCCTCTACCTCCGCCCGCCTCTACCTCCGCCTGCCTCTACCTCCGCCCGCCTCTACCTCCGCCTGCCTCTACCTCCGCCCGCCTCTACCTCCGCCCGCCTCTACCTCCGCCCGCCTCTACCTCCGCCTGCCTCTACCTCCGCCTGCCTCTACCTCCGCCCGCCTCTACCTCCGCCCGCCTCTACCTCCGCCCGCCTCTACCTCCGCCTGCCTCTACCTCCGCCCGCCTCTACCTCCGCCCGCCTCTACCTCCGCCCGCCTCTACCTCCGCCTGCCTCTACCTCCGCCTGCCTCTACCTCCGCCCGCCTCTACCTCCGCCCGCCTCTACCTCCGCCCGCCTCTACCTCCGCCTGCCTCTACCTCCGCCTGCCTCTACCTCCGCCCGCCTCTACCTCCGCCTGCCTCTACCTCCGCCTGCCTCTACCTCCGCCCGCCTCTACCTCCGCCCGCCTCTACCTCCGCCCGCCTCTACCTCcgcctgcctcactctcttcatcaTTACGGTAATATCAATCTCCTCCCTCACCAAGAAGACGGCCTAA